The following is a genomic window from Bacteroidia bacterium.
CTTGTGGCAGGCAACCCCGTGTACTTCTACTTCACCGTCATAGCGGGATTTGGTACTCGACTCATAGATTTTAAAAATGCTTTCCACATTCACCCCTTCGTCTTCTGTATAAGACATGATGTTTACTTCATTTACTTCGGGAAGATAAATCCAGAGGGTTTTTCCATTACAGAAAATCTTCTGATCTTCCAGAGAAATTACATACTTGCCTTTTTTGTATTTGATGTTTCCGGCTTTTGCTACCGGACGCATGTTGGGATTGCTGATGGAATATTTAAACCCGGCGGAAAAATCGCCAAGAGATTCCAGCATGGCCTTTGATTCACTAAGTACTCCCTGGGAAATGTCAGTGTTAACGGAGAATCCCGTGAGTCCCAGATACATGGCCAAAATCAGGGGAATAACAAAACCAAAAATTTTCATTCTATGTAAGTTTGTTGATTTAAAGCTTATTTTTAATCACCTGTAATATTGCTCAAATACCGTTCCAACTCTGCTTCATCCGTGATTAAAACGTCACGTGCTTTACTGCCGGAATGCGGGCCGACAATACCTGCGCGTTCCAACTGGTCGATAATTCTTCCGGCCCGGTTATAACCGAGTTTCATTTTACGTTGAATCAACGATGCTGAGCCTATTTGATAGCGCACAATCATTCTTGCGGCTTCTTCAAATTTTGAGTCTTTCTCAAATGGTTCGTCCTCTCCATCATCGTCCTCATCGTCTGAAGGCGTTTCCGGGAGGAAATAGGGCTCAGGAAACCCTCGTTGTTTGGCAATATGATCGACCACTCTTTCAACCTCGGGTGTATCAATAAATGCATTCTGTATTCTAATCAGGTCACTCCCTGTAGACAGGAGCAAATCTCCGCGCCCAACCAGCTGGTCTGCGCCATTGGCATCGAGAATCGTGCGGGAATCTACTTTGGATATTACCCGGTATGACATCCGGGCGGGGAAGTTGGCTTTGATAATACCGGTAATGACGTTCACCGAAGGGCGTTGCGTAGCCACCACCAGGTGAATGCCCACCGCACGGGCCAGCTGTGCCAGACGGGCAATCGGCATTTCCACTTCTTTTCCGGCGACCATCATCATATCCGCCAACTCATCCACAATCAGGACGATATAGGGCAAAAACATATGGCCTTTTCGCGGATTGAGTTTCCGGCTGGTAAATTTGGTATTATATTCTTTCAGGTTGCGCACACGTGCCTTTTTGAGCAGGTCATAACGCATGTCCATTTCGATACAGAGGCTTTTCAGCACATTGACGGCATCTCTGACATCTGTGATAATCGGATCGTCTCCCTGCTCTGGCAATTGAGCAAGAAAGTGGTTTCTGAGTGCCTGATACAGGTTCATTTCCACTTTTTTCGGGTCAATGAGAATAAACTTGACCTCCGCCGGATGTTTTTTATAGAGCAGGGATGTGATGACTGTATTAAGGCCGACTGATTTGCCCTGACCTGTAGCCCCCGCAATCAACAGGTGGGGCATTTTGTTGAGGTCAGCAACAAAAACTTCGTTGGAAATGGTACGCCCAATCGCAATGGGAAGCTCGGCTTTGGAGTTGAGAAACTTCTGCGTGGACATGACCCCGCGCAGGGAAACTACTTCGGGATTTGAGTTTGGCACCTCAATGCCTATGGTCCCCTGCCCTGGCATTGGGGCGATAATACGAATCCCCAGCGCTGCAAGACTGAGCGCAATATCATCCTCCAGATTCCGGATTTTGGAAATCCGCACGCCCGCAGCAGGGACAATTTCATACAGCGTTACGGTCGGACCGATCGTGGCTTTGATGTGATCGATTTTTATCCCGTAATCCCCCAGGGTTTTGACAATTTTATTTTTGTTGATCTCCAGTTCTTCGCGATTGACCTCCCGCCCTTTTCCGGACCCGTGGTCTTCCAACAGTTCAAATGGCGGTGGGATATAATCGGAGAGTTCCCGGGTAGGGTCGTAAAATTCTTCTTCCAGCAAGTCATCTGCATTGTCCACTTCGAGATCTTCCTCAGGAATGATCTTTTCGATCCGCTCTTCATCACCCGCAACCATACCGATATTATCATCACCAATTTGCTCTAAGTTGCGGGAATTGGGCACGGTAAATTTCGGTTCTTCTTTTGTCTCAACAATCGTAAACTCCAGCTGAGGTGTACCGCTGACAGATCGGGATTTTTCCTTGATTTCATCATCAGTAGGCACCGAAAGTTCAAACCGGACGCCATCACCCGGTGTGGGTTTGGTTTCCTGTAGGGGTTTCACCTCCGGTTTGGTATTGACGATTTCCACAGATACCTGCCTTTCTTCTGTTTTATTGGGCTCGGTGGGACGGTTCTTTTTGATGCTTTGATTAATCCCTGTCTGCACTTTCTGAATAGGCACCCGCAGATTTGTCGAAGATACCGCAGCGCGAAGCGTTTCTATCAATTGAGAAGCCCTAACTTCTGCATTAAAGTTGATCACGATAAATACGATCAGAGCAAACAGCAGCAAAAAGGCCATTCCGACCCGACCGACATAGCGAAACACAAAGTGATTGATATAGTAACCAAAGCCTCCACCCAGATCATAAGTGGAAGAATTCATCAGAATTTCGATGTAGGAAAAAAATACAGAGCCAAACAGTACGATAAACAACACGTACTTCAGGATTTTTTTGGCGTATTCATAAAAATCATTTTCCAGGAATACGAGTCCGACGATTACCCCGTAGATCAGCAGCACAAAACTGAAAATACCAAAACCCCTCCGAACGATGAAGTCTGAAAGTTTTGCCCCGACAAATCCCAGCCAGTTGTTCACTTCTGCTGCGGCTTCAATTCCCGCTTCGGTAGCCGATTGATCGCCATTGCCGGTAAAAAAGTAGGAGATACAGGCGAGAATAGATATCAGGCAGAAAAACAGGAGTGACCATGCAAAAATCTTTCTATTCTGATCCCGGTTGGGAGGATTCGTTTTAAAAGCTTCGGCAATGGCAAGAAAAGACGAAATCGGCCCGGAAGGCTTATTTTTGTCGGTTTGCTTTTTTCTACGGGTGGATGTTTGCTTTGCCATTAAGGTAATAATGTAAATAACGCCCCGGAAGATATTGATTCAGAGAACCTTAATTAATTTCCCAAATATACCCATTTTTCAAACAGGAATCAATTTCATCCTACAAACTTCCGGATAAAAACGTACAATCACCGGTGAATCATAAATTTTTGCGTATGGATTCCCTTCGTAGAAACCCATCGGAAAAAATATACACCGGGCACAAAACTACGAACTCCGATCGTCTGATTAAAATGACCGGGAATCAGTTTTGTTTCTTTCTGGTACACCGATTTTCCTAAAAGATCGGTGATTTCTATAAAGACTTCCTCTGTACCAAAAAGTTCGCCTTCAACATGAATTTCTTCGCTGGCAGGATTGGGGTATAGCCGGAAATCCGCTAAAATACCGGCCAGCGGATCAATGGCAGACAGGATGGCACGTATCGTAGCTGAAGGTTCTGATTGACATCCGGTCAGCGTATCTTCCGCTACGGCATAGTAGTTTCCTGACCCTGAAGGCATCCACGAAGTGCCTGTACCGGCTGGTGTGCCATTCGCATTATACCAACTGTAGGTATAATTGGGATTGGGAGAAGCTATGGTCATGGTAAAACTTCCGTCAAAAGCAATGCTGGGTGCACCGACTGACACAGTCTGCACAGTAAATACTGCGCTGGAAGCTGCACAAAGGGTATTTCTGTCAATCACCTCTGCATAGTAGTTGCCGGCAGCACCGGCCATCAGAGCAGAATCTTTCGCGCCCGCAACGGGGTTTCCATCAAAATACCATTGAACCGAATCCGTCGTGTTGACAGATAGCCGCAGCGAATCACCCAGACAAATACGGTTTGTATCAGCCTGAATAGCCGGAATTGCCGGAAGCGAATCGACGTGAATCGTATCTGTACAAGTAATCACCTGCACGGGGTGATCGATGGTAAATTTCACTCGCAACCCACTGTTTACCACAGTAACAACCCCAGCGTTTAGCGGTGGCACCGTCAGAAAAACAGAAGCGCCGGAGCCACCCGAATTTGTAGCACAGCCATCGTCATTTCCTATTTGGTCATAATCCCAAACCTGAAATTCATATACTCCCGTATCGAGTTGTATATTGGCAATTCCGGTATTCAGCGGAAGATTGGCACTGCCATTGGTGATCGGGTTTGCAGAAGTATTGATCAATTCGTTTCCTGCAGGGTCTTTCAAAATCCAGTAAAGGTCCCCGGCATCCAGCAGATCATTGCAATTGGTAGAATCGATAACTACACTATTGAGAAAATAGCCCGTAGTATCTACAGTAGCCTGATAATGTAAAATATAATCTCCGCCTTCCCCTAAAACCTGCGGGAACGGATCTTCGTCAGACGTAGTGTAAACCGGCCCACCCGGCCCTGTAAGGCTCCACGAATAAGAAAAACCAGGTTTACCGTTACTGGGGATATTATTGGCAATATCCAGCACAGCTGGCTCACAGAAGGAACTGAGGTTATAGGTATAGCAGTCTCCGATAAACGGGCACGGCCCTACTTTCAGCGAGGCAGCATAAGTCCCTGGCTGATCTGCAGGGTTATTAAAAATAATGACATTGGCAGTAATGTAAACGACGATGGGGAAAAAACCCGGAGTGGTAGGCGTCCCGAATATTCTGATACAACCCAACGTATCTACATTTGCACTGTCAGGGTGTACGTAATACACACAAGAATCCAGATTACACTGCCAGGAAAGTCCCTGAGGCAAACCTGCTATACTGTCAATGCTAAAATAATTAAAGGGGAATGTCAGATTCTGCCCGGCAAAATTTACCGTTGTGTCTCTGGGCAGAAAAAAGGTGATATCCATTTCATAAAACTCGCACCCATCTGCATCATTGAGTACGGGGGGGTAAATACCGGGTACAGCCGGGACACCGGAATCAATCACACATTGTGCAAAAAGTGAATGGCTCCAGCCGGAAAGCAACACTATACAGGCGATCGTGGCGAGCAGTGGATGATGGATATTTTTCATAGGGGTTATACAACTACGAATGAACAATAGCTTCTAGTATATTCCGTACAAAACCCGGACCTTCATAAATAAACCCTGAATATAGTTGAATGAGGCTGGCCCCGTCAGAGAGCCGTTCTTTTGCCTGTGTGGGATTCATAATACCCCCGACACCAATCAGAGGAATTGTCCCTCTGGTTTTGGCATGCAGATAACGGGTAATGTCTCCGGCTCTTGCCGTAAGTGGTGCACCGCTAAGTCCGCCATTACCAATTTGCTGCAGTATGGGTTCTGGGGTAATGAGCCCCTCCCTGCTAATGGTTGTATTCGTAGCGATCAGCCCGTCTAGCCGGGTGGCAGCTGCAACTTCGATCACATCATTGAGTTGCTCATCGCTGAGGTCCGGGGCAATTTTGAGCAAAAGCGGGCGGGAAGTATTACGGGCGTAATTGTTTTCCTGAATGGTCCCCAGCAACCGGGTAAGCGGCTCTTTTTCCTGAAGGCTTCGCAAACCGGGAGTATTGGGCGAACTTACATTTACCACGAAATAATCCACGTAATCAAACAGTTGTTCGAAACAATAGAGATAGTCATCTACCGCATTTTCATTGGGAGTATCTTTGTTTTTCCCAATATTGGCACCGATAATCAGGTCGCCTTTATCGAGTTTACTCAGGCGTTTTGCCATTGCCGCAACACCTGCATTGTTGAACCCCATGCGGTTGATGATGGCCTGGTCTGCCGGCAGTCTAAAAAGCCGCTGCCGGGGATTGCCTGGCTGGGGTCTTGGGGTGACTGTTCCGAGCTCGGCAAAACCAAAACCCAAATGTTTCCAAAGGTCGGCCAGTACCCCATCTTTATCAAACCCGGCGGCAAGTCCTACAGGGTTTTTAAATGTTAATCCCCAGAGTTTTTTCTCCAGCCGTTGATCCTGAAGGTTGAACTTAAAGTCAAAGGCAAAACCTGCCAGCGGCAGAGAGAGTACTCCCCGCAACATTCGCAAGGTAGCGTGGTGAATCCGTTCCGGATCAAACTGAAAAAGTAAAGGCCGGATAATTTGACGATACATAAACTATTACTGCGCAGCTTCGGCTTCGAGGGTGATGGTTCTTTCTACAGGATTGTAAGGACTAGGCACGAGATTACCTGCGGCATCCAGAAGTTCGAGCTTTATGGTAACTTCACCAGGAGTCAACCCGCTCATAACATAAGGCACCCATTCTGTAAGCATAAAGGTTTCACCGTTGATTGTAGCGCGTACTTTATAGCCATCTGGTGAAAGTGTAACATTAGCAAGGAAAAAATCAAGCAGTACATTTTTGATTTCTTCGCCTTTGTAAACCCCTTTTGGCCGGCTATAAAACATATGCGGAGCAGAAAGGTCAGGTTTTTCACCGGAAAATGCGCCTACCTGAAATTGCTCCAGATAATACGATACGGCGCCCGGTCCTGTATTTTTTACACTTTCGTGATAGGAGCGGGAAAGAAAAGCCAGAATCACATGATTTCCTTCGGAAAGCGTATCCGTCGAAAAAACAGGCTCATAATGAGCGGAGTACGGTTTGTTGTCAACAATCAGGTGAACATGCTGCCCTTTTCCGGAATTGGCAAGCCCGAGGCCGGCAATCGCAGGCGTCTGAGCGCCCAACTCATAATTCTGAACCTCAAAGTTGAAATTAACCTTTGCATCGTCGGTCAGTTCGGAAGAAATCAGGGACAGATTCGCCGTTGCATAAGGCGTGGAACCTTCCAGCGGAGAAAGGCTAATCTTGTTTTCGCCGGCCATTGAATCCCCTTCGGCAGCATTGGAATCTTTTTCTGAACCGCAGGCAAAAAACAGGCCTGTCATCAGAATAATCAGCAGCAGATTAAATTTTTTCATAACAAAATTATGTATTGAAAAGTGAATGTTTGTAATAATCAGGATACGGCCCCAAGATAGTCAACGATAAAATGAATTAATAACTTTTGTGAAACTTGTCAGGTTTTTCGTATTTTCTCGGACTATGAATCGCCTAAAACACATCCTCTGCCCGGTGGACTTTTCCGAGGCCTCCTATCAGGCTATCGAGAAGGCCAGTTTTTTTGCCCAGCTTTTCCAGGCTGACCTGACCCTGCTACACGTTATCAATGTTTTACCGCAGTCCTTTGGTGTCGTTTTTGGTCTCGATATCAACTCCAATAATATGGTTGAGAAAGCGACTGAGAATGCACGAACATTGTTGCGCGAAGCCAAAAAGAACTATGTACCCTATGCGGTTACCTGCAAATCCAGTATTCGGGTGGGAAACCACGCCGAGCAGATTTTGCTTGAGGCTGATGAAATCAGTGCGGACCTGATTGTGCTCAATCTGCCCGAAATGGCTTCTTCGGATGCTTCAGGAAAGGCCTCATACACCGATCATCTGGTGCTTCATGCCGATTGCCCGGTGATGACCTTCCGCGCCAACAAACCCGACGGGATTGAAGCGAGGAAAGGGTTCAGGAAAATTCTCATTCCAGTGAACCGAAATTCGCCATTAGCGGAAATCTATCGTTACCTGGATCAATATCTGTCATTTATGGCTCCGGAAATCACGCTGTTTTCTGTGCTTCCACCTGACGCTTCTGATTTGAGGAAAAACGACTATAAGCTATTTCACCAGATGACTACCAAAGAATGGGTAGGGAAAGGGCTTGGCAAAATCACGGCAGTGATACAGGAAGGTACTGATGCCCGTCAGGGCATACGACAGTATGCACTATCTCACGGGTATGACCTGCTGCTTTTATATACAAATGTAAGGGAAGGCCATTATGCAGAAGATGAAAACGGCGTAGCCAATCTGGTCAATCACGCATCAGTACCCGTGATCACCCTGCGTACGGGCAAAACCACTTCTTCCGCATAAGCGCTAATCGATCCATTTGATATCGCAGCCCCTCAACGGGACGACAGATACGGCAGGTTTTTTACCTGCCAAAAGGCTATCTATGGCGTTGACGAGATACGGCTCTTTTACAAACGCTGTATCCAGTGGATTGTCGTCGATTTGTCCACGATACACGATTTCGTAGTATTTTTCCCGGGAAACCAGAATCACCGCTTCGGGGTTTTTGGTAGCGTGAAACATCTTGGCGACCTTTTGGTCGCTGTCTTTCAGGTAAGGAAAGGGAAAAGCGGTGATTGTCTGCATTCGCGAAGCCGAATCACGCCCATTCATACTGGGGTCGTTGCTATTGATCGCAATAAAGCTGACGCCCTTATCCTTATAGTTATGATAAAATTTAACCAGACGCTCCTCATATTGGGTTGCCCAAGAGCAATGAGAGCTGGTAAATACTACGACTGTAAGCTTTTTGCCGGCCATTGAATCCAGCAAAAAGGATTTACCGCTGGCATTCTCAAGCGAAAAACGGGATATCTTTATCTGATCCTGCGCAAAGAGGGGTTTGCTAAAGGCAAACAGACCAATGATAAACCCCAGAAAGGTTACATACACAAACTTACTCATAGGTTTAATTCATTGAAAATAAAAACTCCGGTGTTTGGAAATCAACATACGCAATTCCATCGGGTCAGTCATCCCGGTTACTTCCACAAGGTGTCCCTGATTGGTAAAAAGCAGGTTCACGGGAAAGTGATCATGCCAGTCAGGATTAAAATTTCGGACGAATGAGGCTGCGGTATCTGCGTTCATGTGTAAATAAGTGCTATTGCCTTTATTTTTGCGCCAAAACTTTGGCGCATTTTGTTGAAAGGAAGCAAAATCTTCTACCGAAATAAATATCACTGTTACGGATTCAGCAAGGTTTTTATTTAACTGAACCAAACCAGGTATTTCTTTAACGCAAGTTTCGGACTGTGTAGTATAAAAATTGAGGAGGACGTACGGTCTTTCAGATTTGGAAATCAGAGACAAGGTACCTGTTGGGTCAATGCCCTGCACGGGGTTGCCTTTCTCCTGCTTCGAGGGATGGCAGGCAGTCGCAAACGTAAGTAAGCAAAAACTCAGAATGAATGGTGTAGTGTACCTCATACTGTTTGTGCAAATCACCTTTGTTTACGTCAACGGGCAGGATACCGTTTTGTCCGGGCAAAAAATTACTGAAATCAATCTGAATATTATGTTTAAAGGCAATTCCCCGGCCGAATAACTTATACACCGTTTCCTTCACACTCCAGATCAGCAGGAATATCTCCATTTTTTCATGGGAGTTGTAAAATTCAAGTTCAGGTTCTCCCATAAAAAGAAAGCGGGTATTGCGGTTTCTTTTATGGGCCATAAATTCTATATCAATCCCGACCTCACCAAAGAGGGAAGCAATCGCAGCGGAATAGTGGGTAGAATGCGTATAGGAAATATTATGGGAGTTATTGGTAAGGTATGGTTTTCCGTTTTCGCCATTGAGTGATTCGACCCGCATGTTGTTGGCAATCTTCAGAATCTCTTTCATACACAGGCGGCTGGACAGCCACTCTAGTCTTTTTTGGGGATGTTTAATTTCTGCAAGGCGAGCCCATTCGTTTTCATAGAGCTTAATTCGCTCCAGAAAGTAAATCTCCGGTTCTTCTATTTTCCAGACACCCAGCGAAACGCCGGGAATTGTATTTTCAAGACGAATAAAAGGCATGTGGTTAGATTTCCATTCCAGATATGAATGTAGCAAATAAAATCAGTTCTGACAACGAAAAAACAGCCGCCCTAACATGTAAGGCGGCTGCAAAAATATCTGCAAAATGAGAATAAAAATCCTTAAGAGCCTGTCAGGCAGGCCTGTACAGTCTTATTCTTAGGAAATGTAGTATTCGTAAAATGGCTGTTAGTTATTCAAAAACGTAGTCTTTCCCTGCTTTTCCAGGTAGCGATTGGCCTCGTCAATGGTAACTCTTACGCCGTCGATATAAGGAACAACCCAGGCATCTTTCATGCCCATTTTGCGGAGCTCATCGCGGAAAGATTGTGCTTCGTCATATATCCGGAAACTTCCGATCACATATTTGTTGAAGCCGTCGGCACGTTCGGCGACAAAATCTGCAGCCTGGTCAGGCGGGTTATTCATTTCATAAAATACATATGCACCTATCTGCACACGAAACGAAAGACCGGCCTGAATGCCCATGTCATTGACCGTTTTTTGTGCATTATAGGCTTTTTCAAGCTTTTCTTTTTGACTACGCTGCGCCTGAAGTTCCCCTTCCATCTGAATCAATGCCCAGCGAAGGCTGTCGACAAGGTCAGCATTCCCGGTTGCAGGGCCTTTTTTCATCAGCTCCTTATTACGGGCTTTCAGATCTTTGATCTGCTCCTGGTAGTTTTCAAACTCAGCTTTGAGAGACAAGGGATTTTTGGTGTACATCTTGGCCTTGTCCTTCCAGAACTTCTTCTCATCTTTTGGTTCCTGGGCATAAGCAGTGGTAATCATAGAAAACAGGGCAAGCATGGAAAACATAAAGACCGACAAATACCTCATTTTGCAAAAATTCTTATTAGTAATTATTCAAAAGTAAAAAATGTTCATACGAACTAAAACCCCTGGTCAGAGTTTTGAACGCCCGAATAGGTTAGAATATTTGAATAAGTGATGTTCAAACTGAACAATACCCCTTATTCAAAGCTCTGACAATATCCGTGCCTCCAAAAAAAAATTACCTTAAAGAATAACATCAGGATAAGTAAGGTTTTCAGCTAAAATGTTTTTTAAACAGACATTTTCCACTCCGGATTTTTATTATCACAACTTCTGTGCCGTTTGAAAAATACGGTTGGATTTGGCCGGCAGTCACATTAATTTTGCCCCTCAGATAATTGATTTTTTATTTATAAACTATAAAAGTTATTCCATGTCAAAAGTAACCGTTATAGGTGCAGGTAATGTGGGTTCAACCTGTGCTGAATGTGTAGCAAGGGCAGAAGTAGCCAACGAAGTGGTCCTGCTCGATATCAAAGAAAACCTCGCGGAAGGTAAAGCCCTCGACCAGTGGCAGACTGCTGCCGTCAATTATTTTGACACCCGCATCACCGGCGCAACCAATGACTACGCGGCAACTGCTGGTTCTGACGTCGTTGTGATCACTTCTGGTATCCCCCGCAAACCCGGTATGAGCCGTGATGATCTGATCTCGACCAATGCTGGAATCGTGAAAACCGTTACAGAAAACGTAATCGCGCATTCACCCAACTGTATCATCATCGTGGTTTCCAACCCGCTCGATGTAATGACCTACCAGTCTTACCTCACCTCCAAATTCCCCAGCAACCGTGTTATGGGAATGGCGGGTGTACTCGATACTGCACGCTACCGTGCATTCCTCGCTACAGAACTCAACTGCTCCCCCAAAGATATTCAGGCTGTACTGATGGGCGGTCATGGAGATACCATGGTGCCCCTGCCCCGCTATACCACAGTTGCAGGTATTCCTGTGACTGAGCTGGTTGATGCTGCCAGACTCTCCGAAATTGTTGACAGAACCAAAAGTGGGGGTGGGGAAATTGTAAAACTGCTCGGAACCTCCGCATGGTATGCACCTGGTGCTGCGGCTGCCCAAATGGTTGAAGCCATCATGAAAGATTCCAAGAGAATTTTCCCTGTTTGTGCATGGCTTACCGGTGAATATGGTATCAATGACCTCTACCTCGGTGTACCAGTAAAACTTGGCCGCAACGGAATTGAGGAGATCATTGAACTTAAACTCAATGATGAGGAAATGAAACTTCTTCAGGACTCCGCAGTAGCGGTTCGTGAAGTTTGTGAAGTACTCGACCGCCTCTAATTCAAAATATTATTCAATGACAAACAAGGAATACTCCATCACAATTGAAAAAGTAAGTCTTTCTCCTTTGTAATTCCTTGTTTGTCATTTTATTCAAGCTATTCCACTACCGAAAATTTACCCATAAAGGCTTTCACGCCTTCCTGCTCGGTGTAAATGTGGAAAATATACACGCCTGGCTTGACTCTCACATTCTCCTTGTCGCGAAGATTCCATTCGTACCCGCCATCCCCGTCCGTTTCCTCAAACCTGTTTACGAATCTGCCTGAGATAGTAAACACTTCTATCGTGGCCTGCCTGGTGAGATTGGCAAATCTTACTCCCTCAAACAACTCATGCGGAAAAGCAGGATTTGGATATACAAAGGCTTCGGATAAATCGTCTTTGTGCGACGAAAAG
Proteins encoded in this region:
- a CDS encoding 4'-phosphopantetheinyl transferase superfamily protein, producing the protein MPFIRLENTIPGVSLGVWKIEEPEIYFLERIKLYENEWARLAEIKHPQKRLEWLSSRLCMKEILKIANNMRVESLNGENGKPYLTNNSHNISYTHSTHYSAAIASLFGEVGIDIEFMAHKRNRNTRFLFMGEPELEFYNSHEKMEIFLLIWSVKETVYKLFGRGIAFKHNIQIDFSNFLPGQNGILPVDVNKGDLHKQYEVHYTIHSEFLLTYVCDCLPSLEAGERQPRAGH
- the mdh gene encoding malate dehydrogenase, giving the protein MSKVTVIGAGNVGSTCAECVARAEVANEVVLLDIKENLAEGKALDQWQTAAVNYFDTRITGATNDYAATAGSDVVVITSGIPRKPGMSRDDLISTNAGIVKTVTENVIAHSPNCIIIVVSNPLDVMTYQSYLTSKFPSNRVMGMAGVLDTARYRAFLATELNCSPKDIQAVLMGGHGDTMVPLPRYTTVAGIPVTELVDAARLSEIVDRTKSGGGEIVKLLGTSAWYAPGAAAAQMVEAIMKDSKRIFPVCAWLTGEYGINDLYLGVPVKLGRNGIEEIIELKLNDEEMKLLQDSAVAVREVCEVLDRL
- a CDS encoding DNA translocase FtsK, with the protein product MAKQTSTRRKKQTDKNKPSGPISSFLAIAEAFKTNPPNRDQNRKIFAWSLLFFCLISILACISYFFTGNGDQSATEAGIEAAAEVNNWLGFVGAKLSDFIVRRGFGIFSFVLLIYGVIVGLVFLENDFYEYAKKILKYVLFIVLFGSVFFSYIEILMNSSTYDLGGGFGYYINHFVFRYVGRVGMAFLLLFALIVFIVINFNAEVRASQLIETLRAAVSSTNLRVPIQKVQTGINQSIKKNRPTEPNKTEERQVSVEIVNTKPEVKPLQETKPTPGDGVRFELSVPTDDEIKEKSRSVSGTPQLEFTIVETKEEPKFTVPNSRNLEQIGDDNIGMVAGDEERIEKIIPEEDLEVDNADDLLEEEFYDPTRELSDYIPPPFELLEDHGSGKGREVNREELEINKNKIVKTLGDYGIKIDHIKATIGPTVTLYEIVPAAGVRISKIRNLEDDIALSLAALGIRIIAPMPGQGTIGIEVPNSNPEVVSLRGVMSTQKFLNSKAELPIAIGRTISNEVFVADLNKMPHLLIAGATGQGKSVGLNTVITSLLYKKHPAEVKFILIDPKKVEMNLYQALRNHFLAQLPEQGDDPIITDVRDAVNVLKSLCIEMDMRYDLLKKARVRNLKEYNTKFTSRKLNPRKGHMFLPYIVLIVDELADMMMVAGKEVEMPIARLAQLARAVGIHLVVATQRPSVNVITGIIKANFPARMSYRVISKVDSRTILDANGADQLVGRGDLLLSTGSDLIRIQNAFIDTPEVERVVDHIAKQRGFPEPYFLPETPSDDEDDDGEDEPFEKDSKFEEAARMIVRYQIGSASLIQRKMKLGYNRAGRIIDQLERAGIVGPHSGSKARDVLITDEAELERYLSNITGD
- a CDS encoding redoxin domain-containing protein — protein: MSKFVYVTFLGFIIGLFAFSKPLFAQDQIKISRFSLENASGKSFLLDSMAGKKLTVVVFTSSHCSWATQYEERLVKFYHNYKDKGVSFIAINSNDPSMNGRDSASRMQTITAFPFPYLKDSDQKVAKMFHATKNPEAVILVSREKYYEIVYRGQIDDNPLDTAFVKEPYLVNAIDSLLAGKKPAVSVVPLRGCDIKWID
- a CDS encoding quinone-dependent dihydroorotate dehydrogenase, which gives rise to MYRQIIRPLLFQFDPERIHHATLRMLRGVLSLPLAGFAFDFKFNLQDQRLEKKLWGLTFKNPVGLAAGFDKDGVLADLWKHLGFGFAELGTVTPRPQPGNPRQRLFRLPADQAIINRMGFNNAGVAAMAKRLSKLDKGDLIIGANIGKNKDTPNENAVDDYLYCFEQLFDYVDYFVVNVSSPNTPGLRSLQEKEPLTRLLGTIQENNYARNTSRPLLLKIAPDLSDEQLNDVIEVAAATRLDGLIATNTTISREGLITPEPILQQIGNGGLSGAPLTARAGDITRYLHAKTRGTIPLIGVGGIMNPTQAKERLSDGASLIQLYSGFIYEGPGFVRNILEAIVHS
- a CDS encoding outer membrane lipoprotein carrier protein LolA, yielding MKIFGFVIPLILAMYLGLTGFSVNTDISQGVLSESKAMLESLGDFSAGFKYSISNPNMRPVAKAGNIKYKKGKYVISLEDQKIFCNGKTLWIYLPEVNEVNIMSYTEDEGVNVESIFKIYESSTKSRYDGEVEVHGVACHKIFMAVQSDELDYNQAYVWINKKTKFLEKVVLVDRKQTQTIYEFLDIKTNVGFGDMEFEFDAKQYKGVDIYDERS
- a CDS encoding T9SS type A sorting domain-containing protein; this translates as MKNIHHPLLATIACIVLLSGWSHSLFAQCVIDSGVPAVPGIYPPVLNDADGCEFYEMDITFFLPRDTTVNFAGQNLTFPFNYFSIDSIAGLPQGLSWQCNLDSCVYYVHPDSANVDTLGCIRIFGTPTTPGFFPIVVYITANVIIFNNPADQPGTYAASLKVGPCPFIGDCYTYNLSSFCEPAVLDIANNIPSNGKPGFSYSWSLTGPGGPVYTTSDEDPFPQVLGEGGDYILHYQATVDTTGYFLNSVVIDSTNCNDLLDAGDLYWILKDPAGNELINTSANPITNGSANLPLNTGIANIQLDTGVYEFQVWDYDQIGNDDGCATNSGGSGASVFLTVPPLNAGVVTVVNSGLRVKFTIDHPVQVITCTDTIHVDSLPAIPAIQADTNRICLGDSLRLSVNTTDSVQWYFDGNPVAGAKDSALMAGAAGNYYAEVIDRNTLCAASSAVFTVQTVSVGAPSIAFDGSFTMTIASPNPNYTYSWYNANGTPAGTGTSWMPSGSGNYYAVAEDTLTGCQSEPSATIRAILSAIDPLAGILADFRLYPNPASEEIHVEGELFGTEEVFIEITDLLGKSVYQKETKLIPGHFNQTIGVRSFVPGVYFFRWVSTKGIHTQKFMIHR
- a CDS encoding universal stress protein; its protein translation is MNRLKHILCPVDFSEASYQAIEKASFFAQLFQADLTLLHVINVLPQSFGVVFGLDINSNNMVEKATENARTLLREAKKNYVPYAVTCKSSIRVGNHAEQILLEADEISADLIVLNLPEMASSDASGKASYTDHLVLHADCPVMTFRANKPDGIEARKGFRKILIPVNRNSPLAEIYRYLDQYLSFMAPEITLFSVLPPDASDLRKNDYKLFHQMTTKEWVGKGLGKITAVIQEGTDARQGIRQYALSHGYDLLLLYTNVREGHYAEDENGVANLVNHASVPVITLRTGKTTSSA